TGTCTTCCTTCCTGTCTTCCTTCCTGTCTTCCTTTCCTTTCCGCCGCATCTTCAAACGACCAAATATCACGCTGCATCTTCAAACGTGATTCATATCGCATTCTCTGCTCCTTGTCGGCGCTTAACGCCTTCAATTCGTTAAACGCCGTACCTATCGCCTTATCTTTTTGCGCTGCAGACATAAATTCCTCCTCACTCTCCGAATTTATAAATTCAAGCCAATTTGCAAGCGGTTTATCTTTTTCATTCTTTATTCTTGACAAATCCAATATATGTATTTCTTGCAAATCGTTAAACGGAAACAATTCTTCTTTCTCTAACATTGAAAATATATTATGACACTTTTCAGATTCAAATATAAGCGAATGTTCTACTATAATTATTGAAATTACCGGTTTTATGTTCAAATATTTACCGGCGTTGCCTATTTGCTCAACCAACATCTGTGCCGAATAATACGAAATACGTGAACGAAATTCAGGTACGTTGCGAACCTGCATCTCAATATCTATCACCTCTTCGTTATCAAGTCTCGCTTTTACGTCCAATACGCTTAATTTATCATCTTCGTTCTTTTGCTTGTTTATTGGATTAAGTAATTGAACTTTATTGATTTTCTTCTCCAATACCGCTTCAAGAAGGGCTATCAGAGTTTTCTCGTTTCTTTGATCGCCAAAAAGCATCTTAAATACTATGTCGTTTTTGGGCGGCAGGATTTTGGGTAAATTGTCTTTTTCGGTCATTAGTTTCTCCCTTTACAAATAAAAAAAATACTAAACCGCACAAAGTTAAAAACGAAAAACTGAATATTAACGGAAATTTTTAAGGAAGACGCCTTGTGCAACGGTTTTTTATTCCCGTGTGCGGCGGAAACGTCATGCCGACAATTTAAGAACGGCTGAAAATTAAATAACTATAAAAAGCGTTTAGGCTTACAACGATAATCGGCAAATAGTTTTTCCGTTTTTCTTCACCAAAGCGACGCTTCTCTGTCGAAAATTCGGAATAACGCACCCGTTTCCAACGATTTCGCTCTCATATAACTTACGCCCGTTAATCGAATAAACCAAAATTTTAGCGTTTTTCACGTCATTGAACGTCAAAACTGTTCTGTTTGAATATTTCTGAACTGATTTTATCGAATAATTGTCAGTTTTTTGCTTTTTTTGTGAAATTATCGAAACAGGCGAAATTGCGCTGTCGAAACGTTCGTATTTTACCCAGTCGAATTCAGCCCAAAACGTATCGGCGGGCGCCTCGACAGAAAACGGTTTATCTTCCGCCGCCCAATCGTTTGTGTGCCAAATATTAAACATCAATCTTGCGGGTTTCTGTGTGATTCTTTCAATATTTCCGCCGTAATTCCAAA
This genomic window from Chitinispirillales bacterium contains:
- a CDS encoding Rpn family recombination-promoting nuclease/putative transposase, with the protein product MTEKDNLPKILPPKNDIVFKMLFGDQRNEKTLIALLEAVLEKKINKVQLLNPINKQKNEDDKLSVLDVKARLDNEEVIDIEMQVRNVPEFRSRISYYSAQMLVEQIGNAGKYLNIKPVISIIIVEHSLIFESEKCHNIFSMLEKEELFPFNDLQEIHILDLSRIKNEKDKPLANWLEFINSESEEEFMSAAQKDKAIGTAFNELKALSADKEQRMRYESRLKMQRDIWSFEDAAERKGRQEGRQEGR